In Neorhizobium sp. NCHU2750, a single genomic region encodes these proteins:
- a CDS encoding zinc-dependent alcohol dehydrogenase family protein: MLATMLYAPGDVRCEEVAEPKILKPTDAIIKLSASCICGSDLWSYRGVRDVKDPLSMGHEYCGIVVEVGSAVKTVRPGQFVVGSFCLSDNTCPHCRFGFQSSCEQREFMTGAQAPYARVPLADGTLVATAELPSDDLIPSLLATSDVLGTGWYAADAAGVREGSTAVVVGDGAVGLMGVLSARQMGAERIIAMSRHKSRQDLALEFGATDIISERGDEGVARIKELTGGVGADSVLECVGTQESMTQAINCARPGGKIGFVGVPHGVTLDGQGLFFQQKSLLGGPAPVRRFLPYLMDLVLTREINPGKVFDLEIPLADVAEGYKAMDERRAIKALLRL; encoded by the coding sequence ATGCTGGCAACCATGCTTTATGCCCCCGGCGACGTCCGCTGCGAAGAAGTGGCAGAGCCGAAAATCCTGAAACCCACCGATGCGATCATCAAGCTCTCGGCGTCCTGCATCTGCGGCTCCGACCTCTGGTCCTATCGCGGCGTGCGCGACGTCAAGGACCCGCTTTCCATGGGCCATGAATATTGCGGCATCGTCGTCGAGGTCGGCAGTGCGGTGAAAACGGTCAGGCCCGGCCAGTTCGTCGTCGGCTCCTTCTGCCTTTCCGACAATACCTGCCCGCATTGCCGCTTCGGCTTCCAGTCTTCGTGCGAGCAGCGCGAATTCATGACCGGCGCCCAGGCACCCTATGCCCGCGTGCCGCTGGCCGACGGAACGCTTGTCGCAACAGCCGAACTGCCGTCCGACGACCTGATCCCGAGCCTGCTTGCCACATCCGACGTGCTCGGAACCGGCTGGTACGCGGCAGATGCCGCAGGTGTGCGCGAAGGCTCGACCGCAGTCGTCGTCGGTGACGGCGCCGTTGGCCTGATGGGCGTTCTCTCCGCCAGGCAAATGGGTGCCGAGCGCATCATCGCCATGAGCCGCCACAAGAGCCGCCAGGATCTCGCGCTCGAATTCGGCGCGACCGACATCATCTCCGAACGGGGCGATGAGGGCGTTGCCCGCATCAAGGAACTGACGGGCGGCGTCGGCGCCGATTCCGTTCTGGAATGCGTCGGCACGCAGGAATCGATGACCCAGGCGATCAACTGCGCCCGCCCCGGCGGCAAGATCGGTTTCGTCGGCGTGCCGCATGGCGTCACACTCGATGGCCAGGGCCTGTTCTTCCAGCAGAAAAGCCTGCTCGGCGGCCCTGCCCCCGTGCGCCGCTTCCTGCCCTATCTCATGGACCTCGTGCTGACCCGCGAGATCAATCCCGGCAAGGTCTTCGACCTCGAAATCCCGCTCGCCGACGTGGCCGAAGGCTACAAGGCCATGGATGAGCGCCGCGCGATCAAGGCGCTGCTGCGTCTCTGA
- a CDS encoding aldo/keto reductase — MKKRILGKSGLEVSALGFGCMGLDFGYAAKVSKQEGVTLIRQAVDRGVTFFDTAEVYGPFTNEEMVGEALKPVRDQVVIATKFGFNFSEGKQAGLNSRPDHIKAVADASLKRLGVEVIDLFYQHRVDPNVPIEDVAGAVKDLIAAGKVRHFGLSEPGAQTVRRAHAVQPVTTLQNEYSLWTRGPETNGILDTCEELGIGLVPYSPLGKGFLTGAMSKETKLGEGDFRAILPRFTPEAMEKNQALVDLLKEIATDKGATPAQVALAWLLSRKPWIVPIPGTTKLHRLEENLASADLELSAADLDRIEKAAAEIQIEGERYPEQLLKTTGL; from the coding sequence ATGAAGAAGCGCATTCTTGGAAAATCCGGCCTGGAAGTCTCCGCCCTCGGCTTCGGCTGCATGGGCCTCGATTTCGGCTATGCAGCCAAGGTGAGCAAGCAGGAAGGCGTCACCCTGATCCGCCAGGCAGTCGATCGTGGCGTTACCTTCTTCGATACGGCCGAGGTTTATGGCCCCTTCACCAATGAGGAAATGGTCGGCGAGGCGCTGAAGCCTGTTCGCGATCAGGTCGTCATCGCCACGAAATTCGGCTTCAACTTCTCAGAAGGCAAACAGGCCGGGCTCAACAGCCGCCCGGATCATATCAAGGCGGTTGCCGATGCCAGCCTGAAGCGGCTCGGTGTCGAGGTCATCGACCTCTTCTACCAGCATCGCGTCGATCCGAACGTGCCGATCGAGGATGTCGCCGGCGCCGTGAAGGACCTGATCGCGGCCGGCAAGGTCCGCCATTTCGGCCTCTCCGAACCCGGCGCCCAGACCGTCCGGCGCGCCCATGCCGTCCAGCCGGTCACCACGCTGCAGAACGAATATTCGCTCTGGACCCGCGGCCCGGAAACCAACGGCATCCTCGACACCTGCGAGGAACTCGGCATCGGCCTCGTTCCCTATAGCCCCCTCGGCAAGGGTTTTCTGACCGGCGCGATGAGCAAGGAGACTAAGCTCGGCGAAGGCGATTTCCGCGCGATCCTGCCGCGCTTCACCCCGGAAGCGATGGAGAAGAACCAGGCGCTCGTCGACCTCTTGAAGGAGATCGCCACCGACAAGGGTGCCACCCCGGCCCAGGTCGCGCTCGCCTGGCTTCTGTCCCGCAAGCCCTGGATCGTGCCGATCCCCGGCACGACCAAGCTTCACCGGCTGGAGGAAAACCTCGCATCCGCCGATCTCGAACTCTCCGCAGCCGATCTCGACAGGATCGAGAAGGCTGCGGCGGAAATCCAGATCGAAGGCGAGCGCTATCCCGAGCAACTGCTGAAAACCACGGGCCTCTGA
- a CDS encoding carboxymuconolactone decarboxylase family protein, with the protein MKKIAASIAISTLAAAGADAQEERRRIAPAAVYDVAPGLGHFTDSTLFGEVWERTELKPRDRSLVTVSAIVSTGKTAQIGAHTRRALDNGVKPEEIGELITHLAFYSGWPNAMSAVTEVKKVFDERSIAPLASSNADRIALEATAEAARSATVNAAVAPTAQALADLTNRVLFGELWQRPDLSARDRSLVTMAALIAIGQPEQLPFHANRAMDNGLTRQEAAEVLTHVAFYAGWPRSMSAVPVIKKVFETRNPAPQTTTRQETPMDIQITRANSGAAPGPTDYFTGSVTVAGRYAGNEPARISGATVSFSAGARTAWHTHPLGQTLFIISGKGWVQKEGGPVEAMAPGDVVWIPPHVKHWHGASATEAMSHFAVAEAENGSVVTWLEKVSDEDYGQGSAID; encoded by the coding sequence ATGAAGAAGATTGCCGCAAGCATTGCCATCTCCACCCTCGCCGCGGCCGGTGCCGACGCGCAGGAGGAAAGGCGCCGTATCGCGCCTGCCGCCGTCTATGATGTCGCTCCCGGCCTCGGCCACTTCACCGACAGCACTCTCTTCGGCGAAGTCTGGGAACGGACCGAGCTGAAGCCCCGCGACCGCAGCCTCGTCACCGTCTCGGCGATCGTCTCGACCGGCAAGACGGCGCAGATCGGCGCCCACACCCGCCGCGCCCTCGACAATGGCGTCAAGCCCGAAGAAATCGGCGAACTCATCACCCATCTCGCCTTCTATTCCGGTTGGCCGAATGCCATGTCGGCCGTAACCGAGGTCAAGAAGGTCTTCGACGAACGCAGCATCGCGCCGCTGGCCAGCAGCAATGCCGATAGGATCGCGCTTGAGGCCACGGCCGAAGCCGCACGCTCTGCGACCGTCAACGCGGCCGTCGCACCGACTGCACAGGCGCTCGCCGACCTGACCAACCGCGTCCTGTTCGGCGAACTCTGGCAGCGCCCGGATCTCTCCGCCCGCGACCGCAGCCTCGTCACCATGGCCGCCTTGATCGCCATCGGCCAGCCGGAACAGCTGCCCTTCCATGCCAACCGCGCAATGGATAACGGCCTCACCCGACAGGAAGCCGCCGAAGTCTTAACCCATGTGGCCTTTTACGCCGGCTGGCCGCGCTCTATGTCGGCGGTTCCGGTCATCAAGAAGGTCTTCGAGACACGAAACCCCGCCCCGCAAACGACAACACGTCAGGAAACACCGATGGATATTCAGATCACCCGCGCCAATTCAGGCGCTGCCCCCGGCCCGACCGATTATTTCACCGGCAGCGTCACGGTTGCCGGACGCTATGCCGGCAACGAACCGGCCCGCATCAGCGGCGCCACCGTCTCGTTTTCGGCCGGGGCCCGCACCGCCTGGCACACCCATCCGCTCGGCCAGACGCTGTTCATCATCTCCGGCAAGGGCTGGGTGCAGAAGGAAGGCGGCCCGGTCGAAGCAATGGCACCGGGCGACGTCGTCTGGATCCCGCCGCATGTCAAGCACTGGCATGGCGCATCCGCCACCGAGGCGATGAGCCACTTCGCCGTCGCCGAGGCGGAAAATGGCAGCGTCGTCACCTGGCTCGAAAAGGTATCCGACGAAGATTACGGTCAGGGCAGCGCGATCGACTGA
- a CDS encoding GNAT family N-acetyltransferase: MMHTRSIEPVNIESDLPIVLALFREYVESLGIDLSFQNVDDELSSLPGKYAAPHGVILLARDENGNALGCIAVRPLALANERNACEIKRLYVRPEGRGRALGQHLAQAALAFARNHGYATAYLDTLDTMAPALKLYTALGFRPIPAYYDSPIPGTVYMSLSL, translated from the coding sequence ATGATGCACACCCGATCGATCGAGCCCGTCAATATCGAGAGCGACCTGCCGATAGTGCTGGCTCTCTTCCGCGAATATGTCGAAAGCCTCGGCATCGACCTTTCTTTCCAGAATGTCGATGACGAATTGTCGTCCCTGCCCGGCAAATATGCCGCCCCGCACGGCGTGATCCTGCTGGCCCGCGACGAAAACGGCAACGCGCTCGGATGCATCGCAGTGCGGCCGCTTGCGCTGGCGAATGAAAGGAATGCCTGCGAGATCAAACGCCTCTATGTCAGGCCGGAAGGACGTGGCCGGGCGCTCGGCCAGCATCTCGCGCAGGCAGCCCTCGCCTTTGCCCGCAATCACGGCTACGCGACCGCCTATCTCGACACGCTTGACACGATGGCACCCGCGCTGAAGCTCTATACCGCGCTCGGTTTCAGGCCGATCCCAGCCTATTACGACAGCCCCATTCCCGGCACCGTCTACATGTCGCTTTCGCTTTGA
- a CDS encoding multidrug effflux MFS transporter — MSSEMSSDTRIASLEAAGSMPAASSARWHVLAILSALMGFASISTDFYLPAMPAMAEALRADTGSVEFTISGYLVGFGIGQLFWGAVSDKYGRRLPVAIGLVLFILGSAGCAISGSISAIIAWRMLQAFGACASVVLARAMVRDLYHGPRAAQMLSTLIAIMAIAPLLAPLIGGQIDAIAGWRAIFWTLVVVGLATLAALFSLPETLPRERRNEAPLIGAFRRYALLFRHRKILGYAGAGAFFYSGVYAYIAGTPFAFITYHHVPAAWYGLLFGASILGIVAANMVNTRIVHRVSIDRILLAGTVAAAASGLMAALAAGLDLGGLWGLFIPLFVFVSMSGFIVANSIAGALADFPEQAGAVSALVGAIQYGSGVVGSALVGSFADGTPWPLGWVMSLMGIGSAICAWLVTSHSPRSIK, encoded by the coding sequence ATGTCTTCCGAAATGTCATCCGACACACGGATCGCCTCTCTTGAGGCCGCGGGCAGCATGCCGGCGGCCTCCTCGGCGCGCTGGCATGTGCTGGCGATCCTGAGCGCCCTGATGGGCTTTGCCTCGATCTCGACCGACTTCTACCTGCCTGCCATGCCGGCCATGGCCGAAGCGCTGCGGGCTGATACCGGCAGCGTCGAATTCACCATTTCGGGCTATCTCGTCGGCTTCGGCATCGGCCAGTTGTTCTGGGGCGCGGTCAGCGACAAATACGGGCGCCGGCTGCCGGTCGCGATCGGCCTCGTGCTGTTCATCCTCGGCTCGGCGGGATGCGCAATCTCTGGAAGCATCAGCGCGATCATCGCTTGGCGCATGCTGCAGGCCTTCGGCGCCTGCGCCTCCGTCGTGCTGGCCCGCGCCATGGTGCGCGATCTCTACCACGGCCCGCGCGCCGCACAGATGCTCTCCACCCTGATTGCCATCATGGCGATCGCCCCCTTGCTCGCGCCGCTCATCGGCGGCCAGATCGATGCGATTGCGGGATGGCGGGCGATCTTCTGGACGCTGGTCGTGGTCGGCCTTGCAACGCTTGCCGCCCTGTTCAGCCTGCCGGAAACACTGCCGCGGGAAAGGCGCAACGAGGCGCCGCTCATCGGCGCATTCCGCCGTTATGCCCTGTTGTTCCGCCACCGGAAGATCCTCGGTTACGCCGGTGCCGGCGCCTTCTTCTACTCCGGCGTCTATGCCTATATCGCCGGCACGCCCTTCGCCTTCATCACCTATCATCACGTCCCGGCCGCTTGGTACGGGCTGCTCTTCGGCGCCAGCATCCTCGGCATCGTCGCCGCCAATATGGTCAACACCCGCATCGTCCACCGGGTCAGCATCGACCGTATCCTGCTCGCCGGTACGGTCGCCGCAGCCGCATCCGGCCTCATGGCTGCCCTCGCCGCCGGCCTCGATCTCGGCGGACTCTGGGGCCTGTTCATCCCGCTCTTCGTCTTCGTCTCGATGTCGGGCTTCATCGTCGCCAATTCCATCGCCGGCGCGCTGGCCGATTTTCCCGAACAGGCGGGCGCCGTCTCCGCTCTGGTCGGCGCCATCCAGTATGGCAGCGGCGTCGTCGGCTCAGCACTGGTCGGCAGCTTTGCCGATGGCACACCCTGGCCGCTCGGCTGGGTCATGAGCCTCATGGGCATAGGCAGCGCCATCTGCGCCTGGCTCGTCACCTCGCACTCACCACGATCAATCAAATGA
- a CDS encoding adenine deaminase C-terminal domain-containing protein: MPVAFDDTTIDAENEVRIRQRLTLVALGREKADVALRVGRLLDTATRTWAEDQEIVIKDRRIAYVGPAGTYPGEVGYRVHEPALSAIPGLGEVHKHIESSHLTPEWEAALVLPRGNTWTCEASHEFSNVNGAKTLEFWLKAREAGSPLKIFPLPGSAVPPTAYEHGGGYFGYDEQKAFLQQSLMTAGLDEVMDWPAVWNPQNPSHERLWGMIRATFEKRGVVEGHAAGIRDLPSINAFAAAGLASDHEAWTVEEFWDKLTHGLFMELRAHSLPEVIRGLLDRGLADWSQIALTTDDRSASDTLKLGATDYNVRLAIEAGLAPEIAIQCVTINPARHMRLTPWVGSIAPGRYADIVLLSDVEKFEIAKVWADGRQVSDGKTYLPDVPKIDWPDWATKTINIGRELNAEDFAIRAEPGRKTMTAAVLRPFHWADDFLTFELPVKEGLVQRDESRNITKFSIIDRFSGKAAVSKMFWLGCGPSTPETALACSMAHDKHNIWCVGSSDAAMAKAVNAVADNDGGWALVREGKVVARVRYEVAGLMSCRPAQALHEEMQALYAEGEKVDWMYEPSFHPRWFPGFPERLAFATLTCAPWRWVLVAPGDHAPQGLVNVATGATHPVVF; encoded by the coding sequence ATGCCGGTGGCCTTCGACGATACCACCATCGACGCCGAAAACGAGGTGCGCATTCGCCAGCGCCTGACGCTGGTGGCGCTGGGAAGAGAAAAGGCGGATGTGGCGCTGCGGGTCGGCCGTCTGCTCGACACCGCCACCCGCACCTGGGCAGAGGACCAGGAAATCGTCATCAAGGATCGCCGCATCGCCTATGTCGGCCCCGCCGGAACCTATCCGGGCGAGGTCGGATACCGGGTTCACGAACCGGCTCTCTCCGCCATCCCCGGACTTGGGGAAGTCCACAAGCATATCGAAAGCTCGCACCTGACGCCCGAATGGGAGGCGGCCCTTGTGCTGCCGCGCGGCAATACCTGGACCTGCGAGGCAAGCCACGAATTCTCCAACGTCAATGGGGCAAAGACGCTGGAATTCTGGCTGAAGGCCCGCGAAGCCGGCTCCCCGTTGAAGATCTTCCCCCTGCCCGGCTCGGCCGTTCCGCCGACGGCCTACGAACATGGCGGCGGCTATTTTGGCTATGACGAGCAGAAGGCTTTCCTGCAGCAGAGCCTGATGACCGCGGGCCTCGACGAGGTGATGGACTGGCCGGCCGTCTGGAACCCGCAAAACCCGTCGCATGAACGCCTCTGGGGCATGATCCGCGCCACGTTCGAAAAGCGCGGCGTCGTCGAGGGCCATGCCGCCGGCATCCGCGACCTGCCCTCGATCAACGCCTTTGCCGCCGCCGGCCTTGCCTCGGATCACGAGGCCTGGACGGTCGAGGAATTCTGGGACAAGCTCACCCACGGCCTGTTCATGGAGCTTCGCGCCCATAGCCTGCCGGAGGTCATCAGGGGCCTCCTCGACCGCGGCCTTGCCGACTGGTCGCAGATCGCGCTCACCACCGACGACCGCTCCGCCTCCGATACGCTGAAGCTCGGCGCCACCGATTACAATGTCCGCCTGGCCATCGAGGCAGGTCTGGCCCCGGAAATCGCCATCCAGTGCGTTACCATCAATCCCGCCCGCCACATGCGCCTCACCCCCTGGGTCGGCTCGATCGCCCCCGGCCGCTATGCCGATATCGTGCTTCTGTCGGATGTCGAGAAATTCGAGATCGCCAAGGTCTGGGCCGATGGAAGGCAGGTTTCAGATGGCAAGACCTACCTGCCCGACGTGCCGAAGATCGACTGGCCGGACTGGGCGACGAAGACGATCAATATCGGCCGAGAACTCAACGCCGAAGACTTCGCCATCAGGGCTGAGCCGGGTAGAAAAACGATGACGGCCGCCGTGCTGCGCCCCTTCCACTGGGCCGACGATTTTCTGACTTTCGAGCTGCCGGTTAAAGAAGGTCTCGTTCAGCGCGACGAAAGCCGCAACATCACCAAATTCTCGATCATCGACCGCTTTTCCGGCAAGGCGGCGGTGTCGAAAATGTTCTGGCTCGGCTGCGGCCCCTCGACACCCGAGACCGCGCTCGCCTGTTCCATGGCCCATGACAAGCACAATATCTGGTGCGTCGGCTCGTCCGACGCGGCAATGGCGAAGGCCGTCAATGCCGTCGCGGACAATGATGGCGGCTGGGCGCTGGTGCGCGAGGGCAAGGTGGTTGCCCGCGTCCGCTACGAAGTGGCCGGCCTGATGAGCTGCCGCCCGGCGCAAGCGCTGCATGAAGAGATGCAGGCACTCTATGCCGAGGGTGAAAAGGTCGACTGGATGTATGAGCCGAGCTTCCATCCCCGCTGGTTTCCGGGCTTCCCCGAACGGCTCGCCTTCGCCACGCTGACCTGCGCCCCCTGGCGTTGGGTTCTGGTGGCACCGGGCGATCACGCCCCGCAGGGCCTCGTCAATGTCGCGACCGGCGCCACCCATCCGGTGGTTTTCTGA
- a CDS encoding LysR family transcriptional regulator: MKRDELGDLVAFLTVAEERSFTRAAALIGTSQSSLSHTVRRLEERMGVRLLTRTTRNVVPTEAGEQLMETLRPAFNDIRGRIDALTAMRQRPGGMIRITSSRQAAETILMPAVTRLMGDYPDINVEISVDQRFVDLVGERYDAGVRLGESIEKDMIAVRIGPDLRMMVAGSPDYFARHPKPVTPQDLTQHNCINLRLPTLGGLYAWEFERDGRPVNVRVEGQFICNDVPMIVGAALDGLGLTCLPDDHLAPLVRQGRLVRVLDDWCASFPGYHLYYPSRRLASPAFALLVDALRYRPAAA, translated from the coding sequence ATGAAGCGTGACGAACTGGGCGACCTTGTCGCCTTCCTGACGGTGGCGGAGGAGCGCAGCTTCACCCGTGCCGCGGCGCTGATCGGCACATCGCAATCGTCGCTCAGCCATACGGTACGGCGGCTTGAGGAGCGGATGGGCGTGCGGCTTCTCACCCGCACGACGCGCAATGTGGTGCCGACGGAGGCTGGCGAGCAGTTGATGGAGACGCTGCGTCCCGCGTTCAACGACATCAGAGGCCGTATCGATGCGCTGACCGCCATGCGCCAGCGGCCGGGCGGCATGATCCGCATCACGTCCAGCCGGCAGGCGGCGGAAACCATCCTGATGCCGGCGGTGACGCGGCTGATGGGCGATTATCCCGATATCAATGTCGAGATCTCGGTCGACCAGCGCTTCGTCGATCTGGTCGGCGAGCGCTATGATGCCGGGGTGCGGCTCGGCGAGAGCATCGAAAAGGACATGATCGCGGTCAGGATCGGGCCGGACCTGAGGATGATGGTCGCCGGCTCACCGGACTACTTTGCCCGCCACCCGAAGCCTGTCACGCCGCAGGATCTGACCCAGCATAACTGCATCAACCTCCGGCTGCCGACGCTCGGCGGGCTCTATGCCTGGGAGTTCGAGCGCGACGGGCGACCGGTCAATGTTCGCGTCGAGGGCCAGTTCATCTGCAACGACGTGCCGATGATCGTCGGTGCGGCACTCGACGGGCTGGGGCTGACCTGCCTGCCGGATGATCACCTGGCGCCGCTGGTCAGGCAGGGGCGTCTCGTTCGGGTTCTGGATGACTGGTGCGCGTCGTTTCCCGGCTACCACCTTTATTACCCGAGCCGCCGGCTCGCGTCACCGGCCTTCGCCTTGCTGGTCGATGCCTTGCGTTACCGGCCGGCAGCGGCGTGA
- the glpK gene encoding glycerol kinase GlpK, translated as MSGHILAIDQGTTSSRSIVFDADMAIAGFGQQEFTQFFPASGWVEHDPEEIWQSVLSTARIAIEKTGISAGDLAAIGITNQRETVVVWDARTGEPLHPAIVWQDRRSAGICDALKAKGLEATFTERTGLLLDPYFSGTKLSWLLSNIDGLRSRAEKGEVYFGTVDSWLIYKLTGGRAHVTDATNASRTLIYNIGENDWDEELLGILDIPRAMLPEVKDCAAEFGVTDAGIFGFEIPILGVAGDQQAAVIGNACFEAGMLKSTYGTGCFALLNTGTDRVSSTNRLLTTIAYRLDGVTTYALEGSIFIAGAAVQWLRDELGFIKVASEVGALARQADPKQRLYMVPAFTGLGAPYWDAEARGAIFGLTRSSGPAEFARAALESVAYQTHDLLEAMKKDWQGHGTTTVLRVDGGMVASNWTMQRLSDILAAPVDRPALLETTALGAAWLAGWKAGVWPDAKGFSARWKRDTRFEPEMSDDERKTAIAGWQDSVSRCLSR; from the coding sequence ATGAGCGGCCATATCCTTGCCATCGACCAGGGAACGACATCGAGCCGGTCGATCGTCTTCGATGCCGATATGGCGATTGCGGGTTTCGGCCAGCAGGAATTTACGCAGTTCTTTCCGGCCTCCGGCTGGGTCGAGCATGATCCGGAAGAGATCTGGCAGAGCGTGCTTTCGACAGCCCGCATCGCGATCGAAAAGACTGGGATTTCCGCCGGAGATCTGGCTGCGATCGGCATTACCAACCAGCGCGAGACCGTCGTCGTCTGGGATGCCCGAACCGGAGAGCCGTTGCATCCGGCGATCGTCTGGCAGGACCGGCGGTCGGCCGGGATCTGCGACGCGCTGAAGGCAAAGGGGCTGGAGGCGACATTTACCGAAAGGACGGGGCTGCTGCTCGACCCGTATTTTTCCGGCACCAAGCTTTCCTGGCTGCTTTCCAATATCGACGGCCTCAGATCGCGCGCCGAAAAGGGCGAGGTTTATTTCGGCACGGTGGATAGCTGGCTGATCTACAAGCTCACCGGCGGGCGGGCGCATGTGACGGACGCCACCAATGCCTCACGCACGCTGATCTACAATATCGGCGAGAATGACTGGGACGAGGAGCTGCTCGGCATTCTCGACATCCCGCGGGCGATGCTGCCTGAGGTGAAGGATTGCGCCGCCGAATTCGGGGTGACGGATGCCGGTATTTTCGGCTTTGAGATCCCGATCCTCGGGGTGGCCGGCGATCAGCAGGCGGCGGTGATCGGCAATGCCTGCTTTGAAGCCGGCATGCTGAAATCCACCTATGGCACGGGATGTTTTGCGCTGCTCAATACCGGCACCGACCGGGTTTCATCCACCAACCGGCTGTTGACGACGATCGCCTATCGGCTGGATGGTGTCACGACCTACGCACTGGAGGGCTCGATCTTCATTGCCGGTGCCGCCGTGCAATGGCTGCGCGACGAACTCGGCTTCATCAAGGTGGCGTCGGAGGTTGGCGCGCTGGCGCGGCAGGCGGATCCGAAGCAGCGGCTCTATATGGTGCCGGCCTTTACCGGGCTCGGGGCGCCCTATTGGGATGCGGAGGCGCGCGGCGCGATCTTCGGGCTGACCCGCAGCAGCGGGCCGGCGGAATTTGCCCGCGCGGCGCTGGAAAGCGTTGCCTATCAGACGCATGACCTTCTCGAAGCGATGAAGAAGGACTGGCAGGGCCATGGGACGACGACCGTGCTGCGGGTCGATGGCGGGATGGTTGCTTCCAACTGGACGATGCAGAGGCTCTCCGACATTCTGGCCGCGCCGGTCGACCGGCCGGCACTGCTGGAGACCACGGCGCTCGGCGCCGCATGGCTTGCCGGCTGGAAGGCCGGGGTGTGGCCGGATGCCAAGGGATTTTCGGCCCGCTGGAAGCGCGACACGCGTTTCGAGCCGGAAATGAGCGACGACGAGCGCAAGACGGCGATCGCCGGCTGGCAGGACAGCGTGTCCCGCTGCCTGTCACGGTAA
- a CDS encoding gamma-glutamyltransferase family protein produces MLNTVRSYRGMTTSPHHLASETGLRVLREGGNAIEATVAMAATLAVVYPHMTGIGGDGFWIIGRPGEEPLAIEACGPSAAKATIDFYRQAGHEAVPTRGPLAANTVAGTVSGWDLALKLSAAQDGKLSLSRLLEEAVHYGENGFPVTVSQSDLTRQKRPELAAISGFADAFLPGGNAPKEGERMKLPALAQTLKRLASHGLDGFYRGALSRDIAADLAAAGSPVTQADLTAFGARQVTPLSVAIKDARLYNFPPPTQGLASLMILALFSRLGVEQAEGFEFLHGLVEATKQAFLVRDRVVGDPDAMAEDPSAYLTDDALDALAARIDPHKALAWPMPPAAGDTVWLGAIDGSGLSVSFIQSIYFEFGSGIVLPQTGINWQNRGSSFQLSGHGPRRLEPHRKPFHTLNPAMARFADGRHMVYGTMGGEGQPQTQAALFARYALFGQELQQAITAPRWLLGRTWGEETTSLKIESRFSRDVIDAMRAAGHQVEIVDGFTAMMGHAGAIVRHQDGLIEGASDPRSDGQACGF; encoded by the coding sequence TTGCTGAACACGGTGAGATCCTATCGCGGCATGACCACATCGCCGCATCATCTGGCGAGCGAGACTGGATTGCGTGTGCTGCGCGAAGGCGGCAACGCGATCGAGGCGACGGTGGCGATGGCCGCCACGCTTGCCGTCGTCTATCCGCATATGACCGGCATTGGCGGTGATGGTTTCTGGATCATAGGCAGGCCCGGCGAAGAACCCCTCGCCATCGAAGCCTGCGGCCCTTCGGCAGCAAAGGCCACCATAGATTTCTACCGGCAGGCTGGCCACGAGGCCGTCCCGACCCGCGGACCGCTGGCCGCCAATACCGTTGCAGGCACGGTTTCGGGCTGGGATCTCGCGCTGAAACTATCCGCCGCGCAGGACGGAAAGCTGTCCTTGTCGCGCCTTTTGGAAGAAGCGGTGCATTACGGCGAAAACGGCTTTCCGGTCACCGTCAGCCAGAGCGACCTGACGCGTCAGAAACGGCCCGAACTCGCAGCCATATCCGGCTTCGCCGACGCGTTCCTGCCCGGCGGCAATGCTCCGAAGGAGGGTGAGCGGATGAAGCTTCCCGCCCTTGCGCAGACCCTGAAGCGCCTGGCCTCGCACGGGCTTGACGGTTTCTATCGCGGCGCGCTTTCCCGCGATATCGCGGCCGATCTGGCGGCCGCCGGCTCGCCGGTCACGCAAGCAGATCTCACGGCCTTCGGCGCCCGTCAGGTCACCCCTCTGTCGGTCGCCATCAAGGATGCCCGCCTCTACAACTTTCCGCCGCCGACCCAGGGGCTGGCGTCGCTGATGATCCTCGCTCTGTTCTCGCGCCTTGGCGTGGAGCAGGCGGAAGGGTTCGAATTCCTCCACGGCCTGGTCGAAGCGACGAAACAGGCCTTCCTCGTGCGCGACCGGGTGGTTGGCGATCCCGATGCGATGGCCGAAGACCCATCGGCCTATCTGACGGATGACGCACTCGATGCGCTCGCCGCCCGCATCGACCCGCACAAGGCGCTCGCCTGGCCGATGCCGCCTGCGGCCGGCGACACCGTGTGGCTTGGCGCCATCGACGGAAGCGGCCTGTCGGTCAGCTTCATTCAGAGCATCTATTTCGAATTCGGTTCCGGCATCGTGCTGCCGCAAACCGGCATCAACTGGCAGAATCGCGGCTCGAGTTTCCAGCTTTCGGGCCATGGCCCACGCCGGCTCGAGCCGCATCGCAAACCTTTCCACACGCTCAATCCTGCCATGGCACGTTTCGCCGATGGCCGCCACATGGTCTATGGCACGATGGGTGGCGAAGGCCAGCCGCAGACCCAGGCGGCGCTCTTCGCCCGCTACGCTCTGTTCGGCCAGGAATTGCAGCAGGCGATCACCGCCCCCCGCTGGCTTCTCGGCCGCACCTGGGGCGAAGAGACAACCAGCCTCAAGATCGAAAGCCGCTTCAGCCGCGACGTGATCGACGCAATGCGCGCCGCCGGCCATCAGGTGGAAATCGTCGATGGCTTTACCGCCATGATGGGCCATGCCGGCGCCATCGTCCGCCACCAGGACGGCCTTATCGAAGGAGCAAGCGATCCGAGAAGCGACGGCCAGGCCTGCGGCTTCTGA